CGAGGAGCCGGGGGACCACCTCGGCGGCGTTGCCGAGGACGCCGACGGAGAGCGGGCGGCGGGCGTCGCGGGCCTCGGTGGCCAGCCGCAGGGCGTGCTCCAGGCTGTCGGCCTTCACGTCGAGGTAGCCGTGCTCCAGGCGGCGCTCGATGCGGGAGGGGTCGCACTCGACGCAGAGCGCGACGCCGTCGTTCATGGTGACGGCGAGCGGCTGGGCGCCGCCCATGCCGCCGAGTCCCGCGGTGAGGGTGAGGGTCCCGGCGAGGGTGCCGCCGCTGTGCTTGTTCTCACGACTGAGCTTCTCGGCGACGGCGGCGAAGGTCTCGTACGTGCCCTGGAGGATGCCCTGCGTGCCGATGTAGATCCACGAACCGGCGGTCATCTGGCCGTACATGGTCAGCCCCAGGGCCTCCAGCCGGCGGAACTCCTCCCAGGTGGCCCAGTCGCCGACGAGGTTGCTGTTGGCGATGAGGACGCGGGGCGCCCACTCGTGCGTCTGCATGACGCCGACGGGGCGGCCGGACTGGACGAGCATCGTCTCGTCGGGGCCGAGGGTCGTCAGCGTCCGCACCATGGCGTCGAAGGAGTCCCAGTCGCGGGCGGCCTTGCCGGTGCCGCCGTAGACGACGAGCTTGTCGGGGTGCTCGGCCACCTCGGGATCGAGGTTGTTCTGCAGCATCCGCAGGGCGGCTTCCTGCTGCCACCCGCGGGCGCTCGGCTGGTTGCCGCGCGGGGCCCGCACGGGTCGGGGTCCTGCCATGCCTGCCTCCTGGCGCGCACCGTCCGTTTCTGAATGAACAGAAACACATCCTGGCGCGACTGAATTACCCTAGTCAAGGCCGCCTCGCGTCCGACAGTTGGACGCCGTACGACAGCATTTGCGGACGGATGATTGACTGCCGGCATGCCTGACGACGAGCCCGTTCCCGTGCCGCAGAATCTCCCGCTCGCCGCCCGCCGTGACCTGGCGGTGCACGCGGCGCTGGCCCAGGGCCTGGTGTCCGGCGCCGAGCCGGTGGCGGGGCTGCTGGACGTCGCGGGCATCCGCGAGTCCGCGGCCGCGCTGCGGGCCGCGTTCGACGAGGTGATTGCGCCGGGGACACCGGTGCTGCACTCCTTCGCGGTGAAGGCCGCCTCCCTGGTGCCGGTGCTGCGGCTGCTCGCCGACGAGGGCCTGGGCGCGGAGGTGGCCAGCCCCGGGGAGCTGGAGCTGGCCCGCGCCGCGGACGTACCCCCGGACCGCACCGTGCTCGACTCCCCCGCCAAGACCCCCGCCGAACTGCGCGGCGCCCTGGCCCTGGGCATCGCGGTCAACGCCGACAACCCCGAGGAACTGGCCCGTATCGACGCCCTGGTCCGCTCGGCGCCCACCCGCTCGACGATCGGCGTGCGGATCAACCCGCAGGTCGGCGGCGGCAGCATCGGCGCGATGAGCACGGCGACGGCCACGTCGAAGTTCGGCGTGACGCTCCAGGACGAGGGCGCCCGCGACTGGCTGGTCCGCGCGTACGTGGACCGCCCCTGGCTCACCGCGCTACACACCCACACGGGCTCGCAGGGCGTGCCGCTGCCGCTGATGGCGGCGGGGGTGCGCGCGGCGTACGAGCTGGCGGAGGAGATCAACGCGGCCGCGGGGCGGCGGCAGGTCACGACGCTGGACATCGGCGGCGGCCTGCCGGTCAACTTCGGCTCCGACGAGGTCACGCCGTCGTTCGCGGACTACGCCCGGCTGCTGCGCGCCGAGATCCCGGGCCTCTTCGACGGGCGCTACGCGCTGATCACGGAGTTCGGCCGCTCGCTGCTGGCGAAGAACGGCCTGGTGCTGGCCCGCGTCGAGTACGCCAAGTCCGCCGGCGGCCGCCCCATCGCGGTCACCCACGCGGGCGTCCAGGTGGCCGTACGCACGGTCTTCGCCCCGGACTCCTGGCCGCTGCGCGTGACGGCGTACGACGCGGAGGGCCGCCCCAAGACGGGCACCCCGGTCGCCCAGGACGTGGCGGGCCCGTGCTGCTTCGCCGGCGACCTGGTGGCCCGCGCCCGCGAGCTCCCCCCGCTGGCGGCGGGCGATCACGTGGCACTCCTCGACACGGGCGCGTACTACTACTCCAACCCCTTCTCCTACAACAGCCTCCCCCGCCCGGCGATCCACGGCTTCACGACAGCCGGCACCGAGGTCCGCTTCGCGACGGTGAGAACAGCCCAGACGCTCCAGGAAATCGTCAAGGAATCCGGCGGCCCCCACTGCACGTCCCTCACCACCCTGACCTGACGCCGCGGAGGCCGACCTGCCCGCGGCCGCGCTCTGGCCGGCCCTGCCGTGAGACTGCCGCCTGCAAAGGACGGCACCCCGCAAAACCGATGTCGCGCCGTGCTCTCGCTCTGTGAGGATTTCGTCATGCCCGAGACAGCCCGGACGGACCACGTTGCCCTCGTCACCGGTGCCAACCACGGAATCGGGGCCGCAGTGGCAAAGGCCCTTGCCGCTCGCGGCGTTGCCGTGCTCTGCACGTACCTGCGCGAGTCCGGCGAGGAGGCGACGGACGACTACCGGCGCGCCCGGTCCGCCGGCGGGGAGGCGGTCGTCGAGGAGATCCGCGAGGCGGGAGGGCGGGCCGCGTCCCTGGAGGCGGATCTGAGCGATCCGGCCGCCCCTGCGGCCCTCTTCGACGCGGCAGAGCACCATCTGGGCGCGGTCGACATCCTGATCAACAACGCGTCCGGCTGGATCCAGGACTCCTTCGCACCCCGGCCGGCCGACCGGTTCGGCAGGCCGCTGCGCGCGGTCACCGCCGAGACCTGGTCCCGGCAGTTCGCCGTCGACGCGATGGCCCCCGCCCTGCTGATCAGCGAGCTGTCCCGGCGCCACCGCGCCCGCGGGGCCACCTGGGGCCGCATCGTGGGCCTCACCTCGGGCGGGGACCTCGGGTTCCCCGGCGAGGTCTCCTACGGGGCCGCGAAGGCCGCCCAGACCGACTACACCTTGTCCGCCGCGGCGGAGTTGGCCGATCTCGGCATCACCGCAAACGTCGTGCACCCGCCGGTGACCGACACCGGGTGGATCACCGACGAGGTCCGCGAGTTCGTCGCGTCGAGCGGCACGCACTTCCACGTCGCCACGCCGGACGAGGTCGCCAGGGCCATCGTGTTCCTCACCTCTGACGACGCCGCACTCGTGACGGGCAACATCATCACCCTCCGCTGAAGCCGGATCGAAGTTCGGAGGGTGTTCCGGAATCCGGCACTCATGCTGTCATCCCGCCGGCGCCTTTGAAGCAGGACCAGACGATCTTCCCCAGGGGCTCGCGGTCCTCGATGCCCCAGCCGTCCGCGAGCGCGTCCACCAGCGCCAGCCCGCGACCGGCCACGTCTGTGTCGGCAGCCTGGCGAAGTTCGGGACGCGGCCGGCGACGGCTGTCGTGCACTTCCAGGCGTACGACTTCCTGATCGGCGTCGAGCCGGACCAGGAAGCCGCGCCCGCGTTCGGTCCCGTGCACCAGGGCATTCGTCGCCAGCTCGGAAACGCAGAGCCGAATGTCCTCGGCCCGGTCCAGGAGGCCCCAATCGGTGAGGACCTCGACGGCGAACGTCCGTGCGCGGCCGACCGACGCGGGCCGGGCGTCGAAGAAGCGCTTCTCCGTAAGGGACTGCATGCTCGTGACCACCAGATGGGCTCGGCGAAACTCGACCCTCACGAGCGTGTCCGCTCCTCAGCGCGTGGCCAATCACCCGCCGTTCCACCTTTGTTCCACTTTCGTCGCACCGGCCGCAGGTGTCTGCTTCCATGGCGACCGGAAGGGAGCGAGACGTGGCGACCGTGCACCACTGGACCGGTCTGGAGGCCCGGGCCTTACGGCACGCGCTGAGGATGAGCGTGCGGGCCTTCGCCCAGCACCTGGGACTGGCGGTGGCGACCATCTCCAAGTGGGAGAGCAAGCTCGCCGCCACCGAGCCCAGACCGGACACCCAGGCCATCCTGGATACCGCCCTCGGCAAGGCCGACGCCTCGGTCCACCTTCGATTCGAGGCGATTCTGTCCGAGACGACCGGCACGATGCCCGCCGGCCCCCGGGCCTGGGAGTACGAATCCTGGGCCGACGACCTGGACCGGGTCGTGGTCGCACTGTCCCGGCAGAACTTCACCTTCGCCGACAGCCTGCTCGACCGGTGGCTGGGCCGCTTCAGCCCCACCGAACTGGACGAGAAGGGTCTGTATCTGTTCGCCCGGTCGACCGCCCTGCTCGGTGACCTCCAGCGCTATCGGGGAACTCTCGGTGGATTGCTGTCGGCCCAGCACTCCTACACCGATGCCCGAGCGGTCTTCACCGAGCTCGGAATCCCCCGCCGCGTCGCCCAGCTCGACCTGGCCCTCGCGGTCGTCATGGAGATGTCGGGAAAGCTGGAGATCGCCGCCCGCACCTACGAAGCTCTCGCCGTCGACGACCGGCTCTCCCGCCGCGACCGTGCGAGGGCACGACTGTGGGTGGGGACCGCGCTGAGCAAGGACGGTCGGCACGACTATGCAACCCGCGCCATGCGGGCCGCGACCCGCGAGTTCGAGGAACTCGCCGAACCCGACGACTGGTCCATGGCCCACCAGAAGCTCGCCCTCGCCCGCCGGGGCGCCGGCGATCTCACGGCAGCGTTCCGGCTCCTGGACATCGCCCGCACGGCAGGCGCACCAGAGTCCCCGATGCAACGGGTACAGCTCACCACCGCTCAAGCCCACATCCTGCGCACCGACCCTGCCACCCGCGACGACGGACTTCGCCTTCTCGACGACGCCGCACAGGTCGCCGCCCGGTCCGGCCTCGGGCATCAGCTCCGTAGCATCGAGGCCATCAAGAAGACGTGCGAGGGAGCCTTCAAGCCCCGACATCAATGACCAGGGAGCAGCGACTGTGGACAGCCGACCGCAGGGACTCGCCCTCACCGAGGATCAGCGACAGGCCGCACAACTGATCTGGGACTACCACCACATGCGTCACGAAATCCGTCCGTGCGACGCGGCCATCGCACTGGGGTGCAACGACCTCGGCGTCAGCACCTTCGCCGTCAGCTTGTACAAGAGCCGGTTCTTCCCCACCCTCGTGTTCACCGGTGGTAACAGTCCCGCCACCGCCGGGGTGTTTCCCCGCGGCGAGGCGGTGCACTTCCGCGAACACGCTCTCGCGCTCGGCGTGCCCTCCCACGCGATGCTCCTGGAGCCGAGGGCCGCCAACACCGGGCAGAACATCGCCTACGCGCGCGACGCCCTCATCGCCGCCGGTGTCCGGCCGGGATCCGTGATGCTGGTCACCATGCCGTACATGGAGCGACGGGCGTTCGCCACGTGCCACAAGCAGTGGCCCGACGTCGACGTCGTGTGCGCCTCCGATCCCTTGCCCTTCGATGCCTATCTCAAGGCCATGGGCGACAAGGAGACCGTGATCAGCATGATGGTCGGCGACCTGCAGCGCGTGATCGAGTATCCCAAGCTCGGGTTCGCCGTCGCTCAGGAGGTCCCGGGAAGCGTGTACGCGGCGTACCGGTCCCTCGTTCGCGACGGTTTCACCGGCCACCTCATCGTGTAGCGGCGGGGCTGACGGGTAACCGCACGGCCGGGGGCGGTTGAGGTAAGGGGTGCTTGTCAGGGGTTGCTGCAAGGGGCTGGTGGGCACTGGCAGGGGCATGTCGAAATCCTCCACCGAAGCCGCCGGCCCGACACCCACCGACAGCGGTACGCCGCTGAAGCGGGCCATCGGGCCCAAGTTGCTGCTGCTCTTCGTCGTCGGCGACATCCTCGGCACCGGCATCTACGCCAACACCGGTGCCGTCGCCGGGCGGATCGGCGGGGCGTTGTGGGTGCCGTTCGTGATCGGGTTCGTGGTGGCGATGCTTACCGCCGCCTCGTACGTCGAGCTGGTCGGCAAGTACCCGCGGGCCGCGGGGGCGGCGCTGTACACGCAGAAGGCGTTCCGGGTGCCGTTCCTCACGTTCATCGTCGCGTTCATGGTGATGTGCTCGGGGCTGTCGTCCGCGAGTGCCGCCGCGCGGGCGTTCAGCGGCGACTACCTCCAGGAGTTCGTCGACATCTCGCCGACGCTCATCGCCATCCTCTTCGTCCTCCTGCTCGCCTCGCTCAACCTGCGCGGCGTCTCCGAGTCGGTGAAGACGAACGTCGTGCTCACCGTCGTCGAGGTGACCGGGCTGCTCGTCATCCTCGGCATCGGCGTCGCCGCCGTGCTGACCGGCGAGGGCGAGCCGTCGCGGCTGACGGAGTTCGAGACCGGCGGAACCGGGTACGCCGTGCTCACCGGGGTGCTCGGGGCGACCGCGCTGGGGTTCTTCGCCTTCGTCGGGTTCGAGGACTCCGTCAACATGGCGGAGGAGACCAAGGATCCGGTACGGAACTTCCCGCGGGCGATCTTCCTCGGGGTGGCGATCACCGGCACGATCTACGTCCTCGTGGCGCTCGTCTCCTCGCTGATGGTCGACCACGAACGGCTGGCCGGCTCCAGCGGGCCGCTGCTGCTGGTCGTGGACGAGAGCGGCGTGGACTTCCCCGCGAAGCTGTTCGCCCTCATCGCGCTCTTCGCGGTGTCCAACTCGGCGCTGATCAACATCATGATGGCCTCCCGCCTCTGCTACGGCCTCGCCAACGAGCGGGTGCTGCCGCGTGCGATGGCGCGCGTGCTGCCGGGGCGGCGGACGCCCGTGGTCGGGATCGTCTTCGTCACCGCGCTGGCCATCGGGCTGGTGTCGACCGGCGAGATCGAGGGGCTGGGCGACACCACGTCGTTCCTGCTGCTCTGCGTCTTCGCCGTCGTCAACGTGGCCGTGCTCGTGCTGCGCCGCGACCCGGTGGACCACCGGCACTTCCGCGCGCCGACGTGGATACCCGTGCTGGGCGCCGTCACCGCCGGGATCCTGGCCAGCCCGCTGTCGGACCGGCCCGCCGACGTCTACATCCGGGCCGGCGTGCTGCTCGCCATCGGGATCGGGCTGTGGATCGTCAACCAGGTCGCCGTGCGGGCGGCCGGGCAGAGATGAGTCTCACGGCCACAGGAGGTGCTTCGTCCACCCGGGTGGTGCCGACTCGTAGACGAGGCGGGTGTGGCGGCGGGACTTGTCACCCTGCCAGAACTCCACCGTCCGCGGCCGTACCGCGTACAGCGTCCACCCGGGCGACACCAGCTCCGGGTCCGCCTCGATCCGGGCGAGAGACCCGGCGACCGCCGCGTCCCGCTCCGCCGGGTCCGCGAGCGGGCGGGACTGGCGGGCGAGGAGGGCCTCCGCGCGGGCGGCGGCTCCGCGGGCGCGGAAGTCCGCGGCGCTCACCTCCGGGTCCGCGGTCGTGACCGGGCCCCGGATCCGTACCTGGCGGGCCAGCGGCGACCAGTAGAACGTCAGCGCCGCGTACGGCCGCGCCGCCAGCTCCCGGCCCTTCGGGCTGCCCGCGTCCGAGGCGAACTGCCAGCCGTCCTGGCCGACGTCCTTGAGGATCAGCACCCGCGCCGACGGGTCGCCGGCCGCGTCCGCCGTCGACAGGGTCATCGCGTGCGGCTCGCGCACCCCCGCCCGTACGGCCGCCAGCAGCCAGCTCGTGAAGAGCGCGACCGGCTCGTCCGGTGTCTCGCGCGGGTCGAACGACGGCAGGTCGCCCTCGAAGACCTCGATCCCGCGCAGCAGCCGCCTCAGGTCGGTCATGCCCGCCCCCTTCATGCCGGTGGCCCGGCCGGAGGGATCCGGCCGGGCCACACGGTCAGTCGAGTCAGTCGTGTCGGTCGTTCAGTCGTGTCCGCCGCGTCAGTCGCTGCCCTGGAGGATGGCGACCAGGCGCAGCATCTCCAGGTAGATCCAGACGAGGGTCAGGGTCAGACCGAAGGCGGCGAGCCACGCCTCGTTCTTCGGGGCGCCGTAGGCGATGCCGTCCTCGACCTGCTTGAAGTCCAGGGCCAGGAAGCACGCGCCGAGCACGACGCCGATGATGCCGAACAGGATGCCGAGGCCCCCGCTGCGCAGACCCATGCCGTCGCCGCCGCCGATGAGCGAGGCGAACAGGTTGACCGCCATCAGCAGCACGAAGCCGATGGCCGCGCCGACGACGAACCGCTGGAACCGGGCCGTGACCCGGATGATCCGCAGCTTGTACGCGACGAGCACACCGAAGAACACCGCCATCGTGCCGAGCACGGCCTGCATGACCGCGCCGTCGACGTAGGTGTTGAAGTACTCGCTGATGATGCCGAGGAAGACGCCCTCGAGGACCGCGTACGACAGGATCAGCGCGGGGATGGGCCGGCGCTTGAACGCCTGGACCATCGCGAGCACGAAGGCGCCGAGCGCGGCCACCAGGCCGATGCCGAGCGACTTCTCGCCGTCGAAGGTGATCCAGGAGGCGACGGCCGCGAGGATCACCAGGCCGAGCGTCATGCCCGTGCGGGACACGACGTCGTCCATGGTCATCCGGCCGCCGGCGGGCGCCGCGTACGGCGCCCACTCGCCCTGCTGCTGGTCCGCGGGCGCGTAGGGGTTCCGCGGGGCGCCACCCGGCTGCTGCGCATACGGGTTGGTGCCGGGCTGGGCGTACGGGTTGTTGCCCTGGGCGACAGTGGGGCCCCCGGCCTGCGACGGCGCGTTGAAGCCTGCCGAACCGCCCTCGCGGCTGAACCCCCGTCGCGTGAAGACCGGGTTGCTGCTCCTCATCTCACTCCTCCGTGGCCGCACTGCGCGGCCTTGGGACAAGAGTAATGGGTAGGCAAAGACATCGCGCCAGTACCTCAGGAGGATCTTTCACAAGGCTTTTCCCGGACTTTCCCTCTTCCGGGTAAGCAAGCGCTCAGAAATTGAGGTCCGCGTCACAGCGCGAGAACCGTGACCCCCTCGCTACGTACGGGTAACTTCAGCCCAGGACCCTGCCCTCCGCGTCCCCTGGGAGCCGTGATGCCCGAAGCCGTGATCGTCTCTGCCGCCCGCTCCCCGATCGGCCGGGCCGGGAAGGGCTCGCTCAAGGACGTCCGCCCCGACGACCTGACCGCGGGGATCGTCCGGGCCGCCCTCGACAAGGTGCCGGGGCTCGACCCCGGGGACATCGACGACCTCATGCTCGGCTGCGGCCTGCCCGGCGGTGAGCAGGGGCACAACCTGGGCCGGGTGGTCGCCGTGCAGCTCGGCATGGACCACCTCCCCGGCTGCACCGTCACCCGCTACTGCTCCTCCTCGCTGCAGACCACGCGGATGGCGTTCCACGCCATCAAGGCCGGCGAGGGCGACGTGTTCGTCTCGGCGGGCGTGGAGACGGTCTCGCGGTTCGTCAACGGTTCCTCCGACGGGATGCCCGGCACGCACAACCCCTTCTTCGCCGAGGCCGAGGCCCGTACCGCGGAACGGCAGGAGAAGGGGTCGGCTTTCGAGGGCGGAGGCTGGCACGACCCGCGCGCGGACGGCCTCGTGCCGGACGTCTACATCGCCATGGGGCAGACCGCGGAGAACCTGGCCCGGGCGAAGGGCGTCACGCGGCAGGACATGGACGAGTTCGGCGTGCGGTCGCAGAACCTTGCGGAGAAGGCCATCGCCGCGGGCTTCTGGGAGCGCGAGATCACGCCGGTCACCACCCCCGACGGCACGGTGGTGACCAAGGACGACGGCCCGCGGCCCGGTGTGACGATGGAGGGGGTCGCGGGGCTGAAGCCGGTGTTCCGTCCGGACGGGCGGGTCACCGCCGGCAACTGCTGCCCGCTCAACGACGGCGCCGCGGCGGTCGTCGTGATGTCCGACACCAAGGCGCGTGAGCTGGGTCTCACCCCGCTGGCGCGGATCGTCTCGACCGGTCTCTCCGCACTGTCGCCGGAGATCATGGGCCTGGGCCCGGTGGAGGCGAGCAGGCAGGCGCTCGCGCGGGCCGGGATGGCGATCGGCGACATCGACCTGGTGGAGATCAACGAGGCGTTCGCCGCGCAGGTCATCCCCTCGTACCGGGATCTGGGCATCGACCTGGACCGGCTGAACGTCAACGGCGGCGCCATCGCCGTCGGCCACCCCTTCGGCATGACGGGCGCGCGGATCACGACGACGCTCATCAACTCCCTGCAGTGGCACGACAAGCAGTTCGGCCTGGAGACGATGTGCGTCGGCGGCGGGCAGGGGATGGCGATGGTGCTGGAGCGGCTGAGCTGAGCTGCAGCGGAGGGTGGGGGCCGTCCCGAGGAACGAGGGGCAGGACCCGCCCGGAGCGGAAGCGAAGCTCAGCGCGACGGGAGACACCGCGCGGCTGAGCCGGTACGGAGCCTGGCGCGGGGGCGTACGGGGCGCGTTCCGCGCCCCGTCATGCGGCGGTGGGACCAAAGGCCCGTCCTATTCATGCCATTTTCCGCTAGGGGTGGGGTTCTGCGCTCCGGCAGGCTGAGGTAGAACATGGGGGTCCTACAGCAATCGGGAGTCCGACAGTGAGCGCCACCAACTTCGCCGTCCTGCTGGCCGCCACCCCCGCCGCGCTGCTCGGCGCCGCCGTGCTGCGCGCGGTGAGCGGGCTGCGGCGCGAGGTCGTCACGCTCCGTGCCGAGCTGACCGCGCGGGCCGCGACGCAGGACGCCGGGGAACGGGCGCAGGCCGTCCCGAAGCAGGCGAAGGAGAGCGCGGCGGAGGCCGCGGACGAGGCGGCGGTGCCGGCCGCCCGGCCCGTACCGGCGGCGGAGATACGTATCGCCGTCGCCCAGGCGCTCGCCGACGAGCGGGAGCGCGAGCTGGCCGAGGCCCGGGCGTTCTGGGCCGAGCAGGAGGCCCGCGACAGCATCGACGCGACCCCCTTCCCGGGCGACCCCGTCGACTTCGGCGGCGAGGTGTTCATACCGCGCCAGGCCGACTTCGCCGGCTTCGAGCCGCTGCTCGACCCGATGGACCGGCTGGACCGGATGGACCCCGTGGACCGGCTGGAGCGCACCGAACCCGCCGAACCGGACGACGTCGCCGCCGCCGACGCACCGCCCGCCGAGGGCGAGTCCGCCGAGCTGGCCGCCGCCCGCCGCCGCCACCCCTCGCACCCCGACTTCCGCCCCCAGCCCGCCGTCGCCGACCACGAGCGCACCGTGAACCGGCTGGAGGACCTGGCCGCGGGCCGTACGCCGCTGACCGACGTGCGGCTGGGCCCGCTCGGCACCCTTGACGTCTACGTCTTCGCCGACGGCACCACGCTCTGCCTCTCCCCGGGCCACCGCGACACCGCGGAGCGCCTCGCCGAGGCCCTCGACGGGGGCACGGAGCCGGTACTGCTGGGCGGTTCGGCGATCAGCGGGGCGTTCGCGCTGACCTTCGACTGCGCGGGCGAGAGCGTCTACATCCTCGCGGACCGCGTCATCGCCTCCCTCTGAGCCGTACGGGCCGAGACGCGTACGGGGGCGGGCCCGCAGAGCCCGTACAAGCCCGTCAGAGCGCCCCGTTCACAGCCGTACGCCCCTCACCACCGCCAGCGCCTCCGCGAGCCCCTCGGCGTCCCCCGCCGCCCGCAGCGCCTCCGCCAGATCCCGGCCCGCGACCGCCACCTGGTCCCCCACCGCGAACTCCCCCGCCGCCGGCATCTCGTACGGCGTCCGCTCCGGCGCCTCCAGCCGCTGCGCACGCGCGGACAGCTCGCGCGCCAGCGCGAGCCCGGCGGCGGCCGCCCCCGCGCGCAGCCGGCTCTGCGGCAGCGACCGCAGCCGGTCGGCGATCCGGTCGACCGCGGTCACGAAGTCGAGGACGTCGAGCACGAGCCGAGCTTAACCCGCCGGTAGCCACCGGGCGGTTCGAGCCGTCCCGTTCCAGACGGTTGTCAATCGGCGCGCCCTCAGGCACGGTGCTGAGAAGGACTGCATACCGGAGGCGCCGATGTCCCAAGTCTTCTCCGCAGAAACCCACCGGAACCTGCTCTCCCGCATCCCCCACTGCACCGGCCGTGAAGTCTCCGACTGGTTGCAGACCGTCGAAGACGGTCCCTGTCTCCTCCGCTTCGAGGAGAAAGTGAGCTGGCTCCGTGGCGAGCACAACCTGGCGTACGGCCACGCCAAAGCGATCATCCACGAGTACGACCTGAGGCGGGCCGCGCGCAAACTGCTCTAGGAGGGGACTCCGCGCACCACGAGAGCACACCACGGCACGTTCAAGGGCCCGCGGGAGGGCGATCCCTCCTCGCGGGCCCCGTTCCCCCGTGGCCTCCTTCTCGCTCTCCTCGCTCTCCTCGCTCTCTACTCGCTCTCTACTCGCTCTTGATGGCGGCGAGCATGTTGAGCCGCGACGCCCTGCGGGCCGGCCAGAGCGCCGCGAGCATGCCGACCAGCGCCGCGCCGAGGATGAAGTAGCCCATCCGCTCCCACGGCAGCACCAGCGAGTACGTGTCGATCGAGCTGGCGATCAACTCACCCGCGGCCCAGCCGAGGAAGACCCCGAGCCCGATGCCGAGCACCCCGCCGAAGAGCGAGATGACCAGCGACTCCAGCCGGACCATCCGCTTCACCGCGCGCCGGTCGAGGCCGATGGCGCGCAGCATGCCGATCTCCTGCGAGCGCTCGAAGACCGACATGGCCAGCGTGTTGATGACGCCGAGGACCGCGACCAGGACGGCCATGCCGAGC
The Streptomyces sp. CNQ-509 DNA segment above includes these coding regions:
- a CDS encoding DUF4287 domain-containing protein, with product MSQVFSAETHRNLLSRIPHCTGREVSDWLQTVEDGPCLLRFEEKVSWLRGEHNLAYGHAKAIIHEYDLRRAARKLL
- a CDS encoding YdcF family protein, which translates into the protein MDSRPQGLALTEDQRQAAQLIWDYHHMRHEIRPCDAAIALGCNDLGVSTFAVSLYKSRFFPTLVFTGGNSPATAGVFPRGEAVHFREHALALGVPSHAMLLEPRAANTGQNIAYARDALIAAGVRPGSVMLVTMPYMERRAFATCHKQWPDVDVVCASDPLPFDAYLKAMGDKETVISMMVGDLQRVIEYPKLGFAVAQEVPGSVYAAYRSLVRDGFTGHLIV
- a CDS encoding DNA-binding transcriptional regulator; this translates as MATVHHWTGLEARALRHALRMSVRAFAQHLGLAVATISKWESKLAATEPRPDTQAILDTALGKADASVHLRFEAILSETTGTMPAGPRAWEYESWADDLDRVVVALSRQNFTFADSLLDRWLGRFSPTELDEKGLYLFARSTALLGDLQRYRGTLGGLLSAQHSYTDARAVFTELGIPRRVAQLDLALAVVMEMSGKLEIAARTYEALAVDDRLSRRDRARARLWVGTALSKDGRHDYATRAMRAATREFEELAEPDDWSMAHQKLALARRGAGDLTAAFRLLDIARTAGAPESPMQRVQLTTAQAHILRTDPATRDDGLRLLDDAAQVAARSGLGHQLRSIEAIKKTCEGAFKPRHQ
- a CDS encoding APC family permease, with the translated sequence MSKSSTEAAGPTPTDSGTPLKRAIGPKLLLLFVVGDILGTGIYANTGAVAGRIGGALWVPFVIGFVVAMLTAASYVELVGKYPRAAGAALYTQKAFRVPFLTFIVAFMVMCSGLSSASAAARAFSGDYLQEFVDISPTLIAILFVLLLASLNLRGVSESVKTNVVLTVVEVTGLLVILGIGVAAVLTGEGEPSRLTEFETGGTGYAVLTGVLGATALGFFAFVGFEDSVNMAEETKDPVRNFPRAIFLGVAITGTIYVLVALVSSLMVDHERLAGSSGPLLLVVDESGVDFPAKLFALIALFAVSNSALINIMMASRLCYGLANERVLPRAMARVLPGRRTPVVGIVFVTALAIGLVSTGEIEGLGDTTSFLLLCVFAVVNVAVLVLRRDPVDHRHFRAPTWIPVLGAVTAGILASPLSDRPADVYIRAGVLLAIGIGLWIVNQVAVRAAGQR
- a CDS encoding Bax inhibitor-1/YccA family protein; translated protein: MRSSNPVFTRRGFSREGGSAGFNAPSQAGGPTVAQGNNPYAQPGTNPYAQQPGGAPRNPYAPADQQQGEWAPYAAPAGGRMTMDDVVSRTGMTLGLVILAAVASWITFDGEKSLGIGLVAALGAFVLAMVQAFKRRPIPALILSYAVLEGVFLGIISEYFNTYVDGAVMQAVLGTMAVFFGVLVAYKLRIIRVTARFQRFVVGAAIGFVLLMAVNLFASLIGGGDGMGLRSGGLGILFGIIGVVLGACFLALDFKQVEDGIAYGAPKNEAWLAAFGLTLTLVWIYLEMLRLVAILQGSD
- a CDS encoding pyridoxal 5'-phosphate synthase; its protein translation is MTDLRRLLRGIEVFEGDLPSFDPRETPDEPVALFTSWLLAAVRAGVREPHAMTLSTADAAGDPSARVLILKDVGQDGWQFASDAGSPKGRELAARPYAALTFYWSPLARQVRIRGPVTTADPEVSAADFRARGAAARAEALLARQSRPLADPAERDAAVAGSLARIEADPELVSPGWTLYAVRPRTVEFWQGDKSRRHTRLVYESAPPGWTKHLLWP
- a CDS encoding SDR family oxidoreductase, whose product is MPETARTDHVALVTGANHGIGAAVAKALAARGVAVLCTYLRESGEEATDDYRRARSAGGEAVVEEIREAGGRAASLEADLSDPAAPAALFDAAEHHLGAVDILINNASGWIQDSFAPRPADRFGRPLRAVTAETWSRQFAVDAMAPALLISELSRRHRARGATWGRIVGLTSGGDLGFPGEVSYGAAKAAQTDYTLSAAAELADLGITANVVHPPVTDTGWITDEVREFVASSGTHFHVATPDEVARAIVFLTSDDAALVTGNIITLR
- a CDS encoding ATP-binding protein, with product MQSLTEKRFFDARPASVGRARTFAVEVLTDWGLLDRAEDIRLCVSELATNALVHGTERGRGFLVRLDADQEVVRLEVHDSRRRPRPELRQAADTDVAGRGLALVDALADGWGIEDREPLGKIVWSCFKGAGGMTA
- a CDS encoding diaminopimelate decarboxylase, whose amino-acid sequence is MPDDEPVPVPQNLPLAARRDLAVHAALAQGLVSGAEPVAGLLDVAGIRESAAALRAAFDEVIAPGTPVLHSFAVKAASLVPVLRLLADEGLGAEVASPGELELARAADVPPDRTVLDSPAKTPAELRGALALGIAVNADNPEELARIDALVRSAPTRSTIGVRINPQVGGGSIGAMSTATATSKFGVTLQDEGARDWLVRAYVDRPWLTALHTHTGSQGVPLPLMAAGVRAAYELAEEINAAAGRRQVTTLDIGGGLPVNFGSDEVTPSFADYARLLRAEIPGLFDGRYALITEFGRSLLAKNGLVLARVEYAKSAGGRPIAVTHAGVQVAVRTVFAPDSWPLRVTAYDAEGRPKTGTPVAQDVAGPCCFAGDLVARARELPPLAAGDHVALLDTGAYYYSNPFSYNSLPRPAIHGFTTAGTEVRFATVRTAQTLQEIVKESGGPHCTSLTTLT
- a CDS encoding acetyl-CoA C-acetyltransferase produces the protein MPEAVIVSAARSPIGRAGKGSLKDVRPDDLTAGIVRAALDKVPGLDPGDIDDLMLGCGLPGGEQGHNLGRVVAVQLGMDHLPGCTVTRYCSSSLQTTRMAFHAIKAGEGDVFVSAGVETVSRFVNGSSDGMPGTHNPFFAEAEARTAERQEKGSAFEGGGWHDPRADGLVPDVYIAMGQTAENLARAKGVTRQDMDEFGVRSQNLAEKAIAAGFWEREITPVTTPDGTVVTKDDGPRPGVTMEGVAGLKPVFRPDGRVTAGNCCPLNDGAAAVVVMSDTKARELGLTPLARIVSTGLSALSPEIMGLGPVEASRQALARAGMAIGDIDLVEINEAFAAQVIPSYRDLGIDLDRLNVNGGAIAVGHPFGMTGARITTTLINSLQWHDKQFGLETMCVGGGQGMAMVLERLS